In the Pseudorasbora parva isolate DD20220531a chromosome 23, ASM2467924v1, whole genome shotgun sequence genome, one interval contains:
- the LOC137063173 gene encoding uncharacterized protein, producing MNILDGDPTRDETLEENHGLTNIDPPSIYLSTECPSWREIQEVVKHARSSSAPGPSGIPYKVYKKCPNLLRRLWKLMRVIWSKGTIPTSWRRAEGCFVPKEQGSTQISQFRTISLLSVEGKIFFAVLAKRMSAYMTQNGYINTSIQKGGVEGFSGCLEHTGVLSQLIQEAKEKKGSLTVVWLDFANAYGSIPHNLIQVALDYYHIPHNIQGLITSYMRDIKLRFQSAKFTTKWQPVEKGIVTGCTISPILFIMGMNLIISAASTKSRGPKTAAGCQQPVIRAFMDDLTVITPTHVQARWVLAELDRMANWAKMVFKPKKSRSMVIQKGKITGRFKLLVQGEEIPNIQGNPIRCLGKWFDDSLSDKNSISSTGKQVEEWLKKIDKSGLPGKYKCWIYQHGLLPRLMWLLTVYKVPLSTVEEMERKFNKHLRRWLGIPPSFTSVGLYIRSGQLQLPLSSVVEEFKVAKCRLSLTYRDSQDKFTREAGVSTRSGRKWAASVAINQAECSLRTKEIIGNPCTGRQGLGTAQFQQWSKSTPREKRTMIQDEVRSLEEEGRRAKSIELVTQGAWTRWNLPKRAITWSELWRLEPFRISFLLRAVYDTLPTPVNLHRWGMREDPLCGLCGGKGTMAHILAGCKIALTQGRYRWRHDKVLAVLADILEQERRKKQPAKVRPLLNTIAFVKEGQRPVSHSLARQNLLQSAQRWEIEVDLGKKLQFPKAVLSTTLRPDIIMWSPEGKKIILVELTVPWEEGCEEAAERKRAKYQQLVLDSRDKGWTTWLMTVEVGCRGFPAQSVWNLLTKVGLRGHLRKAAVRRLGEASERASCWLWHKREDKSWKPGGEGQ from the exons ATGAACATCTTAGatgg TGACCCCACAAGAGATGAAACCCTAGAAGAAAATCATGGCCTTACTAACATCGACCCACCGTCCATATACCTCAGTACAGAGTGTCCATCATGGAGAGAGATTCAGGAGGTAGTCAAGCATGCAAGATCATCTTCGGCTCCAGGTCCCAGTGGTATACCGTACAAAGTATACAAAAAATGCCCTAATCTCCTCCGAAGGCTGTGGAAGCTTATGCGGGTAATTTGGTCCAAGGGAACCATTCCAACAAGCTGGAGAAGGGCGGAAGGGTGCTTTGTGCCCAAAGAGCAGGGATCTACACAGATCAGTCAGTTCCGAACTATCTCCCTGCTTAGTGTGGAGGGAAAGATTTTCTTTGCTGTGCTTGCGAAGAGAATGAGCGCTTACATGACCCAGAATGGATATATTAACACCTCTATCCAGAAGGGCGGTGTTGAAGGGTTCTCCGGGTGCTTGGAGCATACAGGGGTCCTCAGCCAACTCATTCAAGAAGCAAAGGAGAAGAAAGGCAGCCTAACAGTTGTCTGGCTTGACTTTGCAAATGCATATGGTTCTATTCCCCATAACTTAATCCAAGTAGCTTTGGACTACTACCACATCCCACACAACATCCAGGGACTGATCACCAGTTACATGAGAGACATCAAGCTACGATTCCAATCTGCCAAGTTTACAACAAAGTGGCAGCCAGTGGAGAAGGGGATAGTGACAGGATGCACAATCTCTCCCATCTTGTTTATCATGGGAATGAATCTGATCATCTCTGCAGCGAGTACAAAGTCAAGGGGGCCAAAGACTGCAGCTGGATGTCAGCAGCCAGTAATCAGGGCATTTATGGATGATCTTACCGTGATAACACCAACCCATGTGCAGGCAAGATGGGTCCTGGCAGAACTGGATCGCATGGCCAATTGGGCAAAGATGGTCTTTAAGCCCAAGAAATCAAGGAGCATGGTGATCCAAAAGGGCAAAATCACTGGAAGGTTCAAGCTACTTGTTCAAGGGGAAGAGATCCCGAACATACAAGGGAACCCAATTAGATGTCTTGGAAAGTGGTTTGATGATTCCCTTTCAGATAAAAACAGCATCTCCAGCACTGGAAAACAAGTTGAAGAATGGCTGAAGAAGATAGATAAGTCTGGCCTGCCTGGGAAATATAAGTGCTGGATCTACCAACATGGCCTGCTCCCGAGACTCATGTGGCTTCTCACTGTATATAAGGTGCCCCTATCAACTGTTGAAGAAATGGAGAGGAAGTTCAACAAGCACCTTAGAAGATGGTTGGGAATACCGCCGAGTTTTACATCCGTGGGGCTCTATATAAGGTCGGGCCAGCTCCAGCTTCCCCTGTCATCAGTGGTGGAAGAGTTTAAAGTCGCTAAATGCAGACTGTCCCTGACATATAGGGACTCTCAAGACAAATTCACCAGGGAAGCAGGAGTTAGTACAAGATCTGGACGGAAGTGGGCTGCCAGCGTGGCAATTAACCAGGCAGAATGTTCTCTTAGGACCAAAGAGATCATAGGAAACCCTTGCACTGGAAGACAGGGTTTAGGAACAGCACAGTTTCAGCAGTGGTCAAAGTCCACCCCTAGGGAGAAGAGAACCATGATCCAGGATGAAGTCCGAAGCCTCGAGGAAGAAGGGAGGAGAGCAAAATCCATCGAGCTTGTGACTCAAGGTGCCTGGACGAGGTGGAACCTCCCCAAGAGAGCAATCACATGGAGTGAGCTGTGGCGGCTGGAGCCCTTCCGTATATCCTTTCTACTAAGAGCAGTGTATGATACCTTACCAACCCCAGTCAATTTGCACAGGTGGGGAATGAGGGAGGACCCACTGTGCGGGTTGTGTGGTGGGAAAGGAACAATGGCACACATTCTGGCAGGGTGTAAGATCGCATTGACGCAGGGGAGATACAGGTGGCGCCATGACAAGGTGTTGGCAGTGCTCGCAGACATCTTGGAGCAAGAAAGGAGGAAGAAACAACCAGCCAAAGTAAGACCACTGCTGAACACCATCGCCTTTGTGAAAGAGGGCCAAAGACCTGTCTCACACAGCCTAGCCAGGCAGAATCTTCTGCAGTCAGCCCAGAGATGGGAAATAGAGGTTGATCTCGGGAAGAAACTCCAGTTCCCCAAGGCGGTACTGTCCACAACTTTAAGGCCAGATATCATCATGTGGTCTCCGGAGGGAAAGAAGATCATCCTGGTGGAGTTGACGGTGCCGTGGGAGGAGGGCTGTGAGGAAGCTGCAGAGAGGAAAAGAGCCAAGTACCAGCAACTTGTCCTAGACAGCCGGGACAAGGGGTGGACAACATGGCTGATGACGGTGGAAGTCGGATGTCGAGGATTCCCAGCTCAATCGGTGTGGAATCTGTTGACGAAGGTTGGACTGAGAGGCCACTTGAGGAAAGCAGCCGTCCGTAGGCTGGGGGAAGCGTCAGAAAGAGCCTCTTGTTGGCTCTGGCACAAGAGAGAGGACAAAAGCTGGAAGCCTGGAGGAGAGGGGCAGTGA